A genomic region of Vitis vinifera cultivar Pinot Noir 40024 chromosome 7, ASM3070453v1 contains the following coding sequences:
- the LOC100259312 gene encoding uncharacterized protein LOC100259312, whose translation MSELSFSNANKPHFSISLLLSDLMLLFSSIISHPLYFLYFVFFSPYIFKLLSFLSPLFITTFLLVLALLTVSPTLLLSPESSDSKLGFLLEKCGSVLDKLRPIVDGQCEDLRCFEELEAYKIVFEAATFEVRDEERQPLELESEEKHCLPAFEGAVVVKTENVAEEKRGEGLLEVGEDGNISEKVKDKKVKAVGAESDKVDGQEERLTTGASEGMGSKIGEIALRVTADNGGDYTSKGADNSQMVAASVQSSEGDYYYSPKRDMENLGSFGSMRKEKEWKRTLACKLFEERNNADGGEGMDLLWETYETDSSKVIKAKNDRKKSKKKGEEVGYYSEEEDEEEEEEGMDRQLCCLQALKFSAGKMNLGMGRPNLVKFTKALKGIGWLHQVSRHGRKAHR comes from the coding sequence ATGTCTGAATTGTCTTTCTCAAATGCTAACAAACCTCACTTCTCCATCAGTCTTCTCCTCTCTGACTTAATGCTCTTATTTTCCTCCATTATCTCCCACCCTCTTTACTTCTTGTACTTTGTCTTCTTCTCTCCCTACATCTTCAAGCTCCTCTCTTTTCTCTCCCCCCTCTTCATCACCACCTTCCTCCTTGTCCTTGCTCTTCTCACTGTCTCTCCAACCCTTCTCCTCTCCCCCGAATCCTCTGACTCCAAACTGGGGTTTCTCCTTGAGAAATGCGGGTCTGTTCTGGACAAGTTACGGCCAATTGTGGACGGTCAATGTGAAGATCTTCGATGCTTTGAGGAGCTTGAAGCGTACAAGATTGTGTTCGAGGCAGCTACCTTTGAGGTAAGAGATGAAGAGCGCCAACCTTTGGAGCTGGAATCGGAGGAAAAACACTGCTTGCCGGCCTTTGAAGGAGCggtggtggtgaaaactgagaATGTTGCAGAAGAAAAGAGAGGAGAAGGGTTGTTGGAGGTGGGTGAGGATGGAAACATATCTGAGAAAGTGAAAGACAAGAAAGTCAAGGCAGTTGGCGCAGAGTCCGATAAAGTTGATGGACAGGAAGAAAGGTTGACCACAGGAGCATCCGAGGGAATGGGGAGCAAAATTGGCGAAATCGCACTTAGAGTGACTGCCGATAATGGTGGAGACTACACTTCAAAAGGGGCAGACAATTCGCAGATGGTGGCTGCAAGTGTTCAAAGTAGTGAAGGTGACTACTACTACTCTCCTAAAAGGGATATGGAGAATCTGGGGAGCTTTGGATCAATGAGGAAGGAAAAGGAGTGGAAGCGGACGCTGGCCTGCAAGCTCTTTGAGGAGCGAAACAATGCAGACGGGGGCGAAGGCATGGACTTGCTTTGGGAGACATACGAGACGGATTCGAGCAAGGTGATCAAGGCAAAAAATGATAGGAAAAAGAGTAAGAAGAAAGGGGAGGAGGTGGGTTACTACAGTGAGGAGGAAgatgaggaggaggaggaggaagggATGGATAGGCAATTGTGTTGCTTACAAGCTTTGAAATTCTCAGCAGGGAAGATGAATCTGGGAATGGGAAGGCCTAATCTTGTGAAGTTCACCAAGGCCTTGAAGGGAATTGGATGGTTGCATCAGGTCAGCAGGCATGGCAGAAAAGCCCACCGCTGA